The following nucleotide sequence is from Alkalihalobacillus sp. LMS39.
AGACACCCATTCAAGTTATGAGTGTCTCGTTGTCATTTATCACCTTGTTGAAATCTCTTCCGCCACTCGCGGAACTGCTTAAGTTGTTCTTCTAAGAACTCTTCTTCCTCATCAGTTAAATTTTCTCCACCATCACGGAATGCGATACTGATTGGCGATTCAAATTCATCTTTATTTGGAACATCTGACAATCCATATAAATAATCTGTTGTACAATCAAGAATTTCAGCGATTTTCTTAATTGTTTTTGCGTCAGGTTCGTTCCTCCCAGTTTCGTAATGACCATACCCTTGCCGAGTAATCCCAAGTTTATAAGCCATTTCTTCTTGGTTTAGTCCCTTAACTT
It contains:
- a CDS encoding helix-turn-helix transcriptional regulator; protein product: MFNIRLKQRRQVKGLNQEEMAYKLGITRQGYGHYETGRNEPDAKTIKKIAEILDCTTDYLYGLSDVPNKDEFESPISIAFRDGGENLTDEEEEFLEEQLKQFREWRKRFQQGDK